Proteins co-encoded in one Mycobacterium mantenii genomic window:
- a CDS encoding branched-chain amino acid aminotransferase: protein MTSGSLEFTVFRSATPATDAERETILAEPGFGTYFTDHMVSIDYDETGGGWHNARVIPYGPIELDPSAIVLHYAQEIFEGLKAYRWADGSIVSFRAEANAARLRSSARRLAIPELPDELFMESLRQLIAVDNAWVPAAGGEEALYLRPFVIATEPGLGVRPSKQYRYLLIASPAGAYFRGGIHPVTVWVSTDYVRASPGGTGAAKFGGNYAASLSAQAEATANECDQVVWLDAVERRFVEEMGGMNIFFVFGRGGSARLVTPELSGSLLPGITRDSLLQLAIDAGFSVEERKIDIDEWQKKAAVGEITEVFACGTAAVITPVSNVKYGDTEFTVADGQPGEVTMALRDTLTGIQRGTFADTHGWMARLG from the coding sequence ATGACCAGTGGCTCCCTCGAGTTCACGGTTTTCCGCTCGGCAACTCCGGCAACGGACGCTGAGCGCGAAACCATCCTGGCCGAGCCGGGTTTCGGCACGTACTTCACCGATCACATGGTGTCGATCGACTACGACGAGACCGGCGGAGGTTGGCACAACGCGCGCGTCATCCCGTACGGCCCGATCGAGCTGGATCCGTCGGCGATCGTGCTGCACTATGCGCAGGAGATCTTCGAGGGTCTCAAGGCGTACCGCTGGGCGGACGGCTCCATCGTGTCGTTCCGCGCCGAGGCCAACGCAGCCCGGTTGCGGTCGTCGGCGCGGCGGCTCGCCATCCCGGAACTGCCCGACGAGCTGTTCATGGAATCGCTGCGCCAGCTGATCGCGGTCGACAACGCGTGGGTTCCGGCCGCCGGCGGCGAGGAGGCGCTCTACCTGCGCCCGTTCGTCATCGCCACCGAGCCCGGATTGGGTGTGCGGCCGTCCAAGCAATACCGCTACCTGCTGATCGCCTCGCCGGCCGGCGCGTATTTCAGGGGCGGCATCCACCCGGTCACGGTCTGGGTGTCGACGGACTACGTGCGGGCCAGCCCCGGCGGCACCGGCGCGGCCAAGTTCGGCGGCAACTACGCGGCCTCGCTGTCGGCTCAGGCCGAGGCCACGGCCAACGAGTGCGACCAGGTGGTGTGGCTGGATGCCGTCGAACGACGCTTCGTCGAAGAGATGGGCGGGATGAACATCTTCTTCGTGTTCGGTCGCGGCGGGTCGGCGCGGCTGGTCACCCCCGAGCTGTCCGGCTCGCTGCTGCCCGGTATCACGCGAGACTCCCTGCTGCAGTTGGCCATTGACGCCGGTTTCTCCGTCGAGGAACGCAAGATCGACATCGACGAGTGGCAGAAGAAGGCCGCCGTGGGGGAGATCACCGAGGTGTTCGCCTGCGGCACCGCCGCGGTCATCACGCCCGTCTCGAACGTGAAGTACGGCGACACCGAGTTCACCGTCGCCGACGGGCAACCCGGCGAGGTCACGATGGCGTTGCGCGACACGCTCACGGGCATTCAGCGCGGCACCTTCGCCGACACCCACGGCTGGATGGCACGCCTAGGGTAG